CTGCCACATTATATACGCAATATTTTGGCTATTATATTTACTAGGATTATCTTTATGAATAGCTGTATAAGTTTTTAAATCATGCTGTAATGTATTCATGTAATCATGAGCTAATGATGGATCTTCAAAAAACTTAATGACGCTATCGGTCATCTTCTCACAACATGATAATTCATGCATACTTTGTAACGATTTTGTTGCTAAAAACACAACGACGACTAAAGATATTTTTTTAATTTTTTTTATCACATTCATACTATTATTTTTTGTCATTATAATCTTTCCTACTATTTTTTTCATCTACACAATTAACCACTTCTTGACTAATATCGCGCCAAAGACGTTTGTCTTTATCTGTCATCTTATTTAAATAATGTTGTCTATACAAAGCATGTTGAATCTGTCTTTCTGCCGACGTGGTATCATACATCCATTTTCTACGCAGATAACGAGCCAAAACATAGTCCTTCTTACTATATTCATCCATAACTGTGGGTGTATGTAAAATCCAGTATTGAACAGCTGTATCCTTAACATGCTTATCTTGCTTGATTTCATCTGCTATTATTTCTTTTACCGTCTGATAATCATGATGTTCATATAACTCTTGAAATCGTGTCATCTCCCATAAAATATACGCACACTCTTCAGCACGATATCTACTGGTACGCTTTTCATAATAGCGATAAGCATTGTCCAATTTGTCATGTAAATCTTCAATATGTGCAGCTGCAAATGATGGATCTTGCTGATTGTGCTGTACGGTATTTTCTTGCTGACAAAGACATGATGGTTTCATAGCATCATGTTGCCAGGTAGCTACCAATATACCTATAAATAGAGAAATATAACTCCATTTCTTTCTAAAAATCATATCCAAAAATCTTTCAATATCAGCTTTGTTGTATGCATACCCACCTAACTTATCTTCAATACTATTGTAACGAGATTTATAATTTACACCACCAAATACAGATCAAAATTGCCAAGGCCAAGCCAGTCTGATACCCTAGTAATAGATAAAGCTCTTAAAGGCAATTCTGAAACTATATGGAATAATAAATGCATAACAAAATTGAAGCTATTCAAACCAAATTTCGCAATGATATCAACAGTGTAGTCACACAACAAGACCTTGAATCAGTCAGAATTACCTACCTTGGAAGACAAGGTATTTTAACTGATTTAATGACAGAATTAAAAAGCATGTCAGCTGATGATAAAAGAGTCTTTGGACCTATCTGCAACCAACTCAAAGTTGAATTCCAAGATCTTTATCTTGCTACGCAAACAGTTCTGTACGAAAAAGAAGCTGCTTTGCTTGCAAAAAAATCTGCTCTTTTCGACGTTTCAATTAGTAAACCAGGACAACTCTCTGGTAGCTTACATCCGTACACCTATATCACCCAAGAAATACAAGATATTTTTATTTCGATGGGTTTTTCTATTGCTGATGGACCAGAGCTTGAAACTGATTTTCATAACTTTGGAGCTTTAAACATTCCTTCAGATCACCCTGCTCGCTCAGAATCTGATACATTTTGGCTTCCTGACTTACAAAGACTTTTACGAACTCATACGTCAACGGTACAAGTTCGTACGATGAAAAATAATACTCCACCAATCGCAATTGTATGTCCAGGCAGAGCATTACGAAACGAAGCAACTGATGCTTCACATGATTTCATGTTCATGCAAATCGAAGGTTTGTTTATCGATAAAGATGTTTCTGTTGCAAATTTACTCGCGGTAATTAAAGAATTTTTAGATAAATTATTTGGCAAATCACTCAAACTTCGCGTACGCCCAGGATTCTTCCCGTTTGTAGAACCAGGATTAGAAGTTGATGCTGAATGCCCATTTTGTACAACTGGTTGTTCAACTTGTAAAGGCACTCGTTGGATAGAACTTATGGGCGCAGGTCTTGTGCATCCAAACGTTTTACAAGAATGCGGCATTGACCCTACCATCTATTCTGGATTTGCATTTGGATCTGGTTTAACACGCCTTGCAATGTTAAAGTATCACATTACTGACATCCGACTATTGCATAGTGGTAAAATTGAATTTTTAGAACAGTTTTAATAGACACATTAAAATTATTCATCTAAGAAAATTAGATAGCGATAGCCTCATTGACTTTTATCAAGTACGTGAGGCTAACCTACTTTAAACAAGCTGTTTTTCTATAAAAATTTTTGAAAGAAATTCCATGAAAATAACAAAACTTATTATTCCTGCAGCAGGTATTGGAAGTAGATTTTTACCAATTACCAAATCAATTCCAAAAGAGATGCTACCACTTTCTAACAAACCTGCAATTGAATACATTGTTCAAGAAGCATACGATGCTGATATTGTAAAAGTCGGTATTATTCTTTCTCCAGAAAAAAATGTCATCAAAGAATATTTTGAGCCAAACACCCACCTTGATAACATTTTAGCAGAAAAAAATCAGTCATACCGTGTTGCAGGATTAAACAGCTTGATTGAGCATATTAATTTTTCATACTTTTACCAATATAATCCAGCAGGACTTGCTGATGCTTTAATGCAAGCAAAAACTTTTATTAAAGATGATGAACTTTTTGCAGTAGCATTACCAGATGATATTATTTTTGGCACAACTCCTGAAATTTTATACCTCATGCAAATAGCAGAAAAAATGCAGGGAATGGTAATTGCTGTCCAAGAAGTTCCTTTAGAAAACATATCATCATATGGCGTTATTCAAATTGATAAGAAAATTGATGAAAACTGTTACCAGATAGCATCATTAGTAGAAAAACCAAAAATGGAAGATGCCCCATCTAATCTTGCTATTGTTGGTCGCTATGTTTTTCATGCTGATCTTTTTTCTTTTATCCCAAAAACACCCTTAACAACAAGCTCAGAAATATTATTACCCGATACTATTAACCTTATGATTAAGTCAGGATATCCAGTATTTGCTTACAAAGTACAAGGTGAACGATTTGATACAGGCACACCGCAAGGTTGGTTAAAATTTATCATGCAAAATAATAACTTTTAACATCAGACAATCAAAGTGATTTGTTTTTTGTGTTAATATTGCAATTTGAAATCGTTTTCTCCTACACTGATACTACAAGATACGTAGAAAATTATCAGGACTAACAAGGGGGAAATAGTCATGAAAAAAATTATATTTTTACTGCTCCTAGCACAAACAATATCAT
This genomic interval from Candidatus Chromulinivorax destructor contains the following:
- the pheS gene encoding phenylalanine--tRNA ligase subunit alpha: MHNKIEAIQTKFRNDINSVVTQQDLESVRITYLGRQGILTDLMTELKSMSADDKRVFGPICNQLKVEFQDLYLATQTVLYEKEAALLAKKSALFDVSISKPGQLSGSLHPYTYITQEIQDIFISMGFSIADGPELETDFHNFGALNIPSDHPARSESDTFWLPDLQRLLRTHTSTVQVRTMKNNTPPIAIVCPGRALRNEATDASHDFMFMQIEGLFIDKDVSVANLLAVIKEFLDKLFGKSLKLRVRPGFFPFVEPGLEVDAECPFCTTGCSTCKGTRWIELMGAGLVHPNVLQECGIDPTIYSGFAFGSGLTRLAMLKYHITDIRLLHSGKIEFLEQF
- a CDS encoding UTP--glucose-1-phosphate uridylyltransferase, yielding MKITKLIIPAAGIGSRFLPITKSIPKEMLPLSNKPAIEYIVQEAYDADIVKVGIILSPEKNVIKEYFEPNTHLDNILAEKNQSYRVAGLNSLIEHINFSYFYQYNPAGLADALMQAKTFIKDDELFAVALPDDIIFGTTPEILYLMQIAEKMQGMVIAVQEVPLENISSYGVIQIDKKIDENCYQIASLVEKPKMEDAPSNLAIVGRYVFHADLFSFIPKTPLTTSSEILLPDTINLMIKSGYPVFAYKVQGERFDTGTPQGWLKFIMQNNNF